The nucleotide sequence ttatttatgttttttgaaatttgtaattaaaaaagcacaatattaaaacaaggataacaaaaatatgaaatattaatgaGTATAAACGAAAATTATGTCTATATAAAGGATTATAataggaaaaataaaaaaaaacagatgCATAGTGCATATATCTATGCACATTTAAGCAACATGCTTGTGTGCTACAAAAATAGTAACAAAATCAAAACggataaaataatagaatAAATAGTAAGGTAAAACAAATGGCAATGAAACATATAATAGATAAAACGGCGTGAAATAGatcacaaaataaaaatatattttaataaatattgtaaCTGCATATGTATGAGAAAAGCATACTACATAAATGATGTATTATCAAACTCTTTACcctcaaataaaaatgttttattgaTATTTTCCACGagcatatgcattttttattacttttaaGGGTAAAACAttcttaatataattagcattttattatacacCCTATATTTTGCATCTTTGGATAAtgcttataaattttatatgaaatcATAAATGGTGATAAAAAGAGCTATAAAAAaccaataaaaatattaaagtaATTTATAACCACAAATtatgttttctttttcatcataaGAAATGAATTTTCATCCATTGATATGGGTATcttaattttgtaaattgcTTTTTGTACTAATCCCCAAAAAGCTCCTTTTGCCTCTACTGCAAATGCAAAACCTTTATGagcaaaataatttgaGCTATTTTGACTATCAATATAtgctaattttttaatttggcATTTTCTTAATCCTTCAAACTttcccatttttatttgttctaGAACAATTTGTTCCATTGTGGGTTTCTTCATAAATTGATATgtcattaatattaataatggtAACATAGATGtatataaagatataattGTAGACATATAATAGTTACTAGATGAGTGTGCCTTTTCAAAAGTTCCATGTAATTCGTCTGCTCCAACAATATCTAGAAAAACTTTTATATTACTTATTACAaaccaaaataataatgttgCAATTATTTCAAACCATAAAACAACATGAGATATAGCAAACCATGTGTTTATCATTAAAGCCACTACTGCATTAACGGCAACAACATGATGAGTATATAACATCTGGGAAAATGTGTTAAAATCTATATCAACACTACGATCATTGTGAAATATAGAGTGGTCTTGTCCAGTAGAAAAAtgcaatataataattgtttCAACAGCAGCTAGCCAAATTGCAAATAAtaagtaaataaataaaaaatgggtACCATAAGAACGAAACTTTTCAGGTTTTGATCTTTTCCCAATCCatgatttaattttttcaacatattttggaaaatatggtataaatttaaatggcaataaaaaaaaattcgtaagttttttacaattgttttttatttttctcgTATAATGGTAAATCTTTCTATTAGCATAAAGAGGCCATAAGGTAGATGGGGAtgtttcatataataatggattatttaataatatattatgtggTAATTGCTTATCTAAAgctacaaaaaatataacaggTAAAGAAGTAAATGctatattaacaatttgTTTTGTCCATGGATTCCAAGCATCAGTGGCACTATACCCCGtccaaaatattaaaatcatAGAACATAAGCAAAAACTAACATTAcgaaaaatacaaaaatataccaAAAAGGAATTTCTTCGTAACGATTCTCTGCCAtgtacaaataataatttttttaaatatttaaattcgCTAATAGTAAAATCAGAAGATCTAGCAGCTTGTAAACCTTCTTTTCCGGCTATACCTACACCAACATTTGCCATTAAAATCATACCAACATCATTAGCTCCATCTCCAATAGCTAATGATGTTCCTCTTGGATTAAATGCTGAGTTTTCCTTAACAAATAATGCTTTTTGTTTAGGGGTCACTCTACAAGCTATAAGAGTAGATGCACTTCTAGCCAAggtataaaattttatttttaatattttatttttcattattacaTCAAGTGATTCCCCTGTTATTGTTATCGAAAATTGCGAATAATGTATTTTGTCTTTGGGCTTATAGGGATTATCACTATCAAGCTCATGTTCATCATTCTTTCTCATTTTGTTAAACATTCCTATACTTTCAGAACTGCTCTTAATGTTTCCCAATGATTCACGGGATTCCAAAAAGGAGCTATAAACTTTTTCTTGTTTTGCTAATACTGATGAGGAAAGATGGttatcatttttcaaatCAACCATATTTGCGTCTGggattgtatttttttttacagaattaaaaaaatttgttttcataaaatttaaaattgtttcgGACCTTAGATCTAAATTTAAATGCTCCCAATTAACACTATTCCACCATTTTGTGCTATGGTCagcatttaataaatttgcaGCATtggtatttttttcatgtgTGTTAATTTGttctaataaaatattactaTCTGTTTCTGTAAACACTgcattatatgtatgtttATTTAGAATATTAATCGAATGCCCTATATTTATTGCTGTTTCTAATTTATCCCCAGTTAGTACACATATAGTTAAACCCGCATCTCGTAGATCTTGTATAACTTGAGGAACATCGTCTTGCAATTTATCATCAATACCAGTACAACCAATAATtagtaaattattttcatattcatcataaaaattttgtaaatgtGTATCATCTTTTAATAACTCGGATTTCTTTCTATTTTCtatatgattattatacattattttaaacTCGTCTTTCGTTAAATGTTTATATCCTAACACTAAAGTTCTAAGCCCAGATGTAGCAAATGCATTTAATTGATATTCTACATGATCAACAATATTCTTTTGGCTTTTTGATGCTAATTTTAATACACTTGTATCCGCACCTTTTAgtaacataaatatttcatctctctcattttttacaatcaATGACATTCTTTTTCTAACATTATCAAAAGGAAAAACAtctaatatttcaaaagataaaattggaacaatttttttatttagtatTTTTTCGCTTTCTTCTTGTTCAGTTTTAATGGGGTCtttgatatttattttattagacataaacatatttcTAATCGGTATAGACATATGAAAACTGCTACTAACATCATTTGTGTTggtattattgttattatttttttttataacattttcaCCAAGTTTAGTCTCCTTTTTtccttctttatttatgtatgcatTGGGGAAATATGTATCAAAATTATCTTCATAgtagcttttttttttcataaaattattaaagcATCTTTCCCCTAAAACAAATCTTTGAGCAAAAGATGATGTTAGTTCAATTTCAATAGTTCTTAAATTTGGcctatttataaattcacATCCTAGATATAACGACGTACTAATTAATGCAAGTTCATCAGGAGAACTTGCATCATATTGTGGTTGTGCTGGTGTTAGGTATGtgtaattaatttttgtttctttatcgtatattttcatttttccattgctattattttttttttttctatttttatcgGCACCTTCGATATctttatcatcattatcaATATTTGTATCATCATCGCTGCTTTCAATATCCATGTCATCGATATCCACATTTCTTATCATGGCACTATGACATAAACTCAGAACTAgcaacaaaaaataaatttgatcTTCTGCCTCTTTTCTTatgctatatattttattaacgaATAATATTcggttaaaaaaaacaaattcaTTACCTCCCCTCACAAAATCTTTTtctgaatatatatttgtaatagTTTCGTTATGAGATAAACTATTTAAACGTATGTGtttccttttatttttatgggGATTTATAGATGTTCTTGACCAATTCAAAGGATCCATCACATAAGACACACTTTTATTATGTTGTGGATCTCccttcattttattttctgatATTACCCAATTTTCATcatctttctttttttctagttcttttatatatttgttttgctTATCAAggtaataattattatcatcttcACTATTGTTATTAACTGCATCTGCATTCCCAGCTTCATGTGAATCATTAATGTCGTCATTTTCACTTTCGCCTGTGTTAGAATCGCTTTTAGGTTGAAAAGGAATGGAATCTATATGTTCAGCATTATTgcgcatatttatttttctgttttcgtctttttttttatttttttttactatttc is from Plasmodium chabaudi chabaudi strain AS genome assembly, chromosome: 8 and encodes:
- a CDS encoding P-type ATPase, putative gives rise to the protein MLNELQKLSKKVVDWISVKIKGKNNENRIYLISNFEINKEDHELYLKNAQKKSEEEHLNIDIIHGIKHRNEIRTAKYKIYTFLPLIVFFQFLRLGNLYFLTISALQLIPEITDSKGMPTYLIPLVFIIVVSMIKEFFEDWQRHKSDNEENSKKTLVFENGILKEKKWADIKDGDVVKIFAYEYFPADLIVLNCSNKKGIVNIETKNVDGESNVKHKYCLPDISKYFNHDKYAGYCRVELISERPNDDIFDYSGYIILPPLQFKNKHGDLVRFYDRQNSINKESQNSDMKTPKERPNTNATMKKGEINVNDTIQNENDLKSSNDQKYETPRMKTKKENSQNGEQMNEGEKKSKHIININIDNLVLRGTSLVNTKWIYGLVINTGNRTKLMRNASTKSREKWSRLEFVYGNHVIVLIMCQIFISFIVAIGGVLWMRRQGYNLWYLNLYYNSDSLKTFFITIGSMILLFGSFIPVDLLLIWEVVRLLQGYLINWDNDMCSKKTGRYALSKAGQLLEEMGNVTHIYSDKTGTLTQNVMQLQNIGLGNKGVYGFYDFSDIKESIVDKQKKEIVKKNKKKDENRKINMRNNAEHIDSIPFQPKSDSNTGESENDDINDSHEAGNADAVNNNSEDDNNYYLDKQNKYIKELEKKKDDENWVISENKMKGDPQHNKSVSYVMDPLNWSRTSINPHKNKRKHIRLNSLSHNETITNIYSEKDFVRGGNEFVFFNRILFVNKIYSIRKEAEDQIYFLLLVLSLCHSAMIRNVDIDDMDIESSDDDTNIDNDDKDIEGADKNRKKKNNSNGKMKIYDKETKINYTYLTPAQPQYDASSPDELALISTSLYLGCEFINRPNLRTIEIELTSSFAQRFVLGERCFNNFMKKKSYYEDNFDTYFPNAYINKEGKKETKLGENVIKKNNNNNTNTNDVSSSFHMSIPIRNMFMSNKINIKDPIKTEQEESEKILNKKIVPILSFEILDVFPFDNVRKRMSLIVKNERDEIFMLLKGADTSVLKLASKSQKNIVDHVEYQLNAFATSGLRTLVLGYKHLTKDEFKIMYNNHIENRKKSELLKDDTHLQNFYDEYENNLLIIGCTGIDDKLQDDVPQVIQDLRDAGLTICVLTGDKLETAINIGHSINILNKHTYNAVFTETDSNILLEQINTHEKNTNAANLLNADHSTKWWNSVNWEHLNLDLRSETILNFMKTNFFNSVKKNTIPDANMVDLKNDNHLSSSVLAKQEKVYSSFLESRESLGNIKSSSESIGMFNKMRKNDEHELDSDNPYKPKDKIHYSQFSITITGESLDVIMKNKILKIKFYTLARSASTLIACRVTPKQKALFVKENSAFNPRGTSLAIGDGANDVGMILMANVGVGIAGKEGLQAARSSDFTISEFKYLKKLLFVHGRESLRRNSFLVYFCIFRNVSFCLCSMILIFWTGYSATDAWNPWTKQIVNIAFTSLPVIFFVALDKQLPHNILLNNPLLYETSPSTLWPLYANRKIYHYTRKIKNNCKKLTNFFLLPFKFIPYFPKYVEKIKSWIGKRSKPEKFRSYGTHFLFIYLLFAIWLAAVETIIILHFSTGQDHSIFHNDRSVDIDFNTFSQMLYTHHVVAVNAVVALMINTWFAISHVVLWFEIIATLLFWFVISNIKVFLDIVGADELHGTFEKAHSSSNYYMSTIISLYTSMLPLLILMTYQFMKKPTMEQIVLEQIKMGKFEGLRKCQIKKLAYIDSQNSSNYFAHKGFAFAVEAKGAFWGLVQKAIYKIKIPISMDENSFLMMKKKT